AGGACGGGACCATCCATTACGGGACCGAGACCTCCCCTGAAGAGAACCCCTGGTGGGCGGTCAGCCTGGGTTCGGTTTCCAAGGGCAGCGGCAGCCGCTACGACTCGCAGGCCTTCAACGGCCGCGGGAGCGGCGCCGACGGCCTGCTGCTTGCGGGACGCTTCTACCGCAACTACCTGCCGGACGGGGATTGCTTCGAAGCGGTGAGCGTCGTCTTCTTCCAGGACGATACGGTCGTGGCCGGCGAGCTGGACGAACCCGGTACCCCCGATCCAACCCCAACGCCCGACCCCGGTTCGCCGACCCCGACCCCGAGTCCCACGCCCGAGGCAACGCCCACGCCCGGCAATCCACCGAACTCGCCGACCAAATCTCCGACTTCCACCCCGACCCGGCGACCGACCACCCCGCCCCATTCCCCGACCCAGCCGCCGGTCGTCTTGGATCCCGGGGGAGAGTTCGCCTTCGCGGTGGCCATCGAAGGGTCCGGTGAAGTGACCGGAGCCGGCCAGCCGAGCATCCAGGTGCTGCGCGGCGCTCCCGTCGAGGTCTATCTGCTGCCGCGCCTTAAACCGCCGGAACAGGACCCTGAAGCCACGATTTCGTTCAGGTCGTGGACCTACCTTTCAGGACCCAACGATCATCCGGATTCGCCCACAGCCGGGACGGTGCACGGTCCGCTGCAACCGCTGCGATTGCGTCTCGACGCCCGTCCGCCCGCCGGACGCGCGCAGCATCAGATCGAACTCTCGGCCCGCGTGCGGGTCATCGCCAGCGACGGGCGCATCGAGGACTTCGAACTGCCGGTCACGCTCCTGGCCCAGGTCCACTACCAGGCGATCGCGTGAGAGCGATCAACTGGTGGCGGATCGCCCTGCTGGCGCTGGCGCTGCTGCTGGCCGGCGGTGCGGTATCGATGTACTTACTGGACGACCGCCCGGCCAAGGTCCTGGTCCTGGCCCGCGACGTCCCGGCCGGCCAGCGGCTGGTCGAGTCAGATCTTTCCTTCAAGAATGCCCCGCGCGGCGCGTTGCCGCCCGGCGCCCTTGCCGATCCTGAAGCGGCGATTGGACAGCATGCGCGCGGGCCCCTGCCACGGGGCCAATACCTGACCGGCCGGCAGCTGGCTCCAACCGCCTGGCGTGCGCTCGCCGAATCCAGCATCAAGCTGCCGGTGGGATGGTCCCTGCTGGCGTTGCCGATGGAATTCGAGCACGCCCTCGGCGGGGCCCTCTCGCCGGGGCAGAAAGTCGACCTGTACGCGGTCGCCAAGCGATCGGCCGGACCGGCCGAGATCCTGGCACCCGGAGCCCGGCTGATCGACCTGCGCAGCCCGGATGGGCAGAGCCTGGCGGTGGCGCGTTCTCCCGGATTGGATGCCGACGAACCGCTCGGCTCGGTGTTGATCGCCCTGCCGCGCGCGTTGCTGGCCCGGGTAATCGCCCGCATCGAAAGTTCGCACTTCGTGCTGGCGACCGCCGCGGACGCCGGTCCCTGACGGCAACAGCACCCGGTTCTGGAAATCTCGAGGCCCAACTCGATTTCCTGCGCGACCAGCTGCTCCATCAAGTGGAACCCGAGCTGCTTGATCCATTCCGTTCTGAGCCCGGTCAGCGCCGGCAGCTGCGCGAGTTGATCAGGGAACTGCTGGCGCAGTGGTCGCCGGGCGCCGAATTCGGGGCCGAGCGGATCGAGACCCTGCTGGCCGAGCTGATCGGTCTGGGGCCGCTGGACCCGCTGCTTTCCGATCCGGGCATATCAGACATCCTGGTTAACTCCCCCGACGAGGTCTGGGTCGAACGCCGCGGGCGCCTGGAACGCGTCGATACCGCTTTTCGGGGTCCGGAACACCTGGGCGCGTTGATGGAGAAGATCGCCGCCCTGGTCGGGCGGACCATTAGCCTGCAGACGCCCTGCCTGGATGCCCGGATGGCCGACGGTTCGCGCGCCAACCTGGTCATCGCTCCGGTGGGCGGTCCGTGTCTATCGATCCGGCGGCACCGCCAGGAACTGCGACCCCTGTACGGCGCCGCCGATTCGTGGGCCGCCGGCGGCGGGATGAGCGAACTGATGGGCAGGTTGTTCGCCATGGCCATGAGCGCGCGCTGCAATTTCCTTATCTCCGGCGCCACCGGGGCCGGCAAGTCGACCTTTCTGGCTTCGCTTTTGGCGCATGTGCCGCCAAACGAGCGATTGGTGGTAATCGAGGACACCCAGGAATTGCCGATCGATCCCGGCGCTCACGCCGTGCGTCTGCAGTGCGTGCATGACGTGCGGGGCGCCAGTTCGGGCCAGCGTCGCGTGAACCTGGCCGACCTGGTCGTCAACGCCCTGCGGATGCGCCCGGACCGCCTGGTGGTCGGTGAGATTCGCACCCCGCGCGAGGCTTACGTGACCATAGAAGCCCTGAACACCGGGCATCCCGGGTCGGGATCGACCATTCACGCCGACGGCGCCGCCGATGCATTGGGGCGGCTCGAGATGCTGATCAGGCGCGAGTACGGGGGGTTCAGCGCCGCCGACGTGCGGGCGCCGATCGCCCGGGCGTTTGATTTCATCGTCCATGTCGGGCGCCTGGAGAACGGGCGCCGGATCGTTCGCGAGGTGATCGAACTGGCCGGGATGCGGGGTTCGGAATACGACCTGCGTCCGGCGTTTGCCTGGACCGCGGACGCTGGGTTTCAACCCTGCGGCGAATACAGGACAGGACCGCGGGTCAAGGCCAAGTTCGGTTCCACGTCCGACGTCGGCGCCTAGCGTGCCGATTCACTTCGGATTGGTCGCAGCCGGTGTGGCAGTCCTGCTACTGGGCGCGTTTGACCTGCCGATTGCGGCATCCCGACTCCCGATCTTCGCCGCGGCCGGGGAGTTCCTGGCGCGGATCCGGCGCGCCAGCGGGATCAGTCTGGGATCGGCCCAGCTGCTCGTGGTCTGCTGCATCGCGGGTTTGGGGGCAGGTCGGTTGGCCGCAGGGATCTCCATCCAGATGGCGGTGTTATCCGGGGCCGCGGCCGCAATGGCGCCGCTGGCGTACCTGTGGCTGCGCACCGCCGGGCACGAGCGCCGCATCGAGCGCGAGGTGATCGCCTGCTCCCGGCAGCTCTCGGCGCACCTGGCCGCCGGCGAGAACCTGTACCGCTCGATCCGCCAGCTGGCCGGATCGCGCGACAACCCGGTCGAGGAGGCACTCGGCAAGGTAGCCGACGAGTTCCGTTTCGATCGGCCGTTGGCCCAGGTGCTTGGCGCGGCGGCGGTCCGAGCCCAATACCGGCCGCTGGCGTTGTTGCTGACGGTAATGGCCCAACTCGCCCGGCAGGGCGCGCAGGGCCAGGCGGCCGCCGACGTGCTGGACCTCGTCGCCCGGCAGATCGAGCTCGGGCTGCGCGCGCGCGAGCAGCTCACCGAGCGAACCCGTGGGATTGCTATACAGATCTACGTCGTGGCAGGGGCGATCCCGCTCATGGCCGTCTGGCTCTGGCAGAGCTCCCCGTACCGGTTCTCCGTGTTTGAACTGCCGTTGGGGCGCTCGATCCTTATGCCATTTGCACTGGTGATGGAACTTATTGGATTGGTCCTGCTCTGGCGCTGGACCCGGCCCGATTCGCTGTGAGCATTTCTGCGATCGCCCCACCCGCAATGTTGCTGGCGGCCGCGCTGCTGGTTGGAATAACTGTCCGGATCAGATCGAAGCAACGAGGCGCAACGGAATCGAACCGTATTCGGTCTGCGCTGCCGGTAAGCATTAAGGCGCCTCCGACGCCAATCAAACGGCGTTTTTTGCTGGCGCTGGTCGGAATCGCATTAGGAGTGGCGCTTGTGCCGTTGATCGGTCTTCCCGCATTCGGATTGGCCGGGGTATTGGCCATGATGGGTTCGCTGCTGCCGCGATTGCGTGAAGAGCGAGATCGGGCCCGAGACAAGGCATCGGCGCTGAGTCAGGTCCAGTTGGCCATGGCGTTGCTGCGGGCCCAGATCGCTATGGGGCTGGGGCTGGAGGCGGCCCTACGCCTACTGGCCTACACCCCATTGATTGGTGGGGCCTTGACGAAAAGGCTGCGCTCGGTGCTTGCTGCATACGGGCTGGGCCGATCGGCGGAAACTGCCCTGTCGCAGTTGGGGCGCGAGCTGGGTTCGGTTGAGATAGAGATCCTGGCGCGCTCGATCACCCAGGCGCGGCGATTGGGAGTGGGGCTGGAAGAGACCCTGGCAAGGTCCGAATTCGAGTTCGTTGCCGCCCACGAGCGCCGTGTCGCGGCGGCCGCCGAACGGGCCCAGTTGCGTTCGCAGTTGCTGGTTGTCGGATGCTTTCTGCCCGCATTCATGGCCATGGTCCTGGTACCTCTTTTCCTTGGGATGCTGCAGGGCCTGGGCTCCTGATGGCCACCGGTAACATGGCGTCGGCGGCTTGCGGGTTCGCCTGGCTCCTGACGGCGGTGATGCTGATGCTTGCGTCGTGGTTTGACATGCGATGGCGTCGGATACCGAATTGGCTTACGGTTGCAGCAGCCTTCGGCGGGTTGGCAATCGCGCTCATCCAGGGGGCACTTCTTTGTGCATTGTTTGCGGTCCTACTCTCAATGCTGGTCACAAGTCTTCCCAACCTCTTTAAATCCGGCGCGATTGGCCCCGGAGATATAAAGCTGGTGGGGGCCGTTGGTGCATTGCTGGGCATCGCTAGCACCTTATTCACAATTGGTGCCGCATCCGGTGCGGCCCTGGCTTACGCAATCTCCATTGGGAGATTGCGAAGGAGCCGCAACCGACACTCCGCCCTACCTTTTGCTCCCTTTCTCCTAGCTGGATTTCTACTGGCAACTCGGGACGGGCTATGGCCCATTTGACCGAGGAATTCGAACGATCTCGCCCAATCGAATAGTCGGCACACTCCCCTGCCGATCCCAATCGAGCCATGACATAGGCAAATGCGACCGATCCGGTCATCGCAGCGACGCTAGTCGGCTGTGTGCGACTCGTGATGAAATCGGTGCGCCGGAATAGCACTAGGTAAGGTTGATCGGTTAATGACGACGAGAGTGGTTTGCTGGAATGTTGCCGGTCGCGTAGCACCGTGGCGGCAACTTGTGGAGATGGAAGCAGATGTCGGGCTTTTGCAGGAAGTTAAGGCAATCCCCGACGACGTGGCGGATCGGGTCGAGTGCGGAAGCCGAGAGCATTGGGACTCTCATGTTTGGAACTCTGATTGGTACAAAGACCGCTGGCCGAAGCTCTACGACCGCTGGCCCATGGTGGTCAAGTTGTCCGATCGAGTCCGAATTGAATGGTTCAAACAAGTTGGTCCGATCGGCGGTACAGAGTGCGATGAATTCGCCGTAAGCGGAATCGGCACGGTAGCCGCGGCCCGAGTCGTCCCTGAACAGGGTCAGCCTTTCCTGGCCGTGTCAATGTATGCGCGCTGGATAAGTCCTCACCCAATAGCTAACAGCAGTTGGTCGACCGGTTTTCCGGACGGTTCCGCCCACCGGATCATCTCCGACCTTTCGGCTTTCATCGGCAGCACGGACCCAAACACGCACCGGATCCTGGCCGCCGGAGACCTGAATACTATCTATGGCGCCTCGGATGACAACAAATATTCACTGCCCGCTCGCGACCGGACGGTCTGGGACCGGATGAATGCGCTGGGTTTGGAGTTTCTCGGGCCGCAGTATCCGGCCGGGAGGCGCGCGGACCCCACTCCGCAGGGCTTGCCTCGCGACACTAAGAACGTGCCCACTTTTCACGCAAGTAGCCAAACCCCTGCGACAGCCCAGAACCAATTGGATTACGTTTTCGCTTCACGCGGATTCCATGAACACGTCGAAGTCGAGGCATTGAATTCGGTCGACAACTGGGGTGCGAGTGATCACTGCCGATTGATCATCGACGTCCAGCGGTAACCTCCGGCGAGTCTCTCCGACTTCGGCCGATTGACGAGGATCGTCCCCTTAACCTGTTCAGAATTCGGCCCCGGATTCGAAGAAATGCTCCCTCATAACGGGGAAATCCGGATTGGCCACGACAAGTAAGCACAAGAATGGGGAGCACTTCCAGGGTAAAGAGATCTTTCTCGCCGCCGCGCCCAATCGACGATCGCACCCTAATCTCCTATGCCGGGATTACGCCTGCAGCAAGCTCCTATGCAGAGCTGGGATGTGGCCGCAGAGAGACCGGCGCTGCTGCCATTCCCAACCGCTCCGACGAGATCTTGACAATTGCCTACTCGGTGCATTCCGGCGGCGACTGCAAAATTGCGCAAGCGTCGGCCCGCTGAGAGGAAGGCGCGGCCAAATTCACGCAAATGCGCCGACGTCGGAGGTTGGGTTCCATGCATTCCGGACCGCACGTGTTTTTCGAACGCCCAGACGACCCAGACGACTCGGTTGCATCGGCTATCCGGGCGATCACGAAACCGGGGTCCGTCGGTTGGATTTCGACTCTGGTGCCCGATGGGTCGCCCCGCCTTTCGGCATTCGATGATTTCGGGCTGGTGGGCATGGTTGAACCGGCGGTCATGTTCGCCGGAAGCGGTATCAGCGTGGCCGGCTTCATGCCAAACGCAATAAACCATGCGCGCCAAGTTGGTGAATTTACGGCAAATCTCGCAAACGCAGATCTGCGGCGCCAGCTGTCGGCCACCGATTGGTGGGGCCAAGAATTCGAGAGTGTAGGGGTGACGCCGGCGCCCGGTCGATCGGTCGGTTGTCCGCGGGTAATCGAGAGTCCAATAAGCGTTGAGTGTCGGGTGGTAGCAATCGTCGACCTGCCCTGCTTCGTGACTGATGTAGAAAACGTAGTCGTATTTGGACGCATAACGGGGATCCACATCGATCCACGCATAGTAACTGCGGATGGATTAGATCCGGCCAAGATCGAGCCGATCCGCAAGGCCCAAATTTCCGACGTTGAATAGACCGGCTTAGGGCCAGCAACGCTTCCAAGCCGCGTGCAGTTCGACCCGCTGATCAAATTGATTGACCCCCGCAAATCGGAAAACAAAACCAAAGTTGCTTTGGTGCTCAACTTTCGGCCATGACCAACCGGGATTGCTCCGCGTCCTTGCGGCGGTTGCCCACACGATCCGTGGAGCGTTGCTGCGGCAGAGCGGCCGGCAACATCATCTTTGGCCAATTCGTCATCCGGTCCCGGCAACGCTGCATTCATATCGGCGCTGGCGAAAAGGTCCAAAGAATTCGGGGCCGCCCCAAATCAGGCCGCCTAAGTAGTTCACGGTTATCCGATGCGGTACGATCCGGGCCTGAAACCGCCGCTCTGGAATTCGTTGCGCTCGCACATCGCCACGAATAACTGCGCGACGGCTACCGCATCCTGCCTGGCGCGATGGCCGCCGCTCAATCCGACACCGTAGCGGCTGCAGGCATCGGCCAATTTGTGGGAACGCTCGCCGGAGTCGAAATGGCGCGACATTTGCAACGTATCGATTCCACGGCTGGTGGGCACCTCCAGACCGCAACGTCTGAATTCGGCGTTGAGAAAACCGGCGTCGAACCGGAGATTGTGCGCGAGCAGGACCTTGCCGGCCAGCAACGCTTTGACGGTGTCGGAAACGTCAGAAAAACGCGGCGAATTCGCCACGTCCCTGTCCCGGATGCCGTGAATTCGCGTGGCCGAAGGCGGTATCCGCCGCCCCGGATTCAATAACGACTGCCATTGCCAGGCGATCTCGCCCTCGCCTGTCAATCCGACCAGCGCTATTTCAACGATCCGGTCGCCATTCGGGAATAGGCCGGTGGTTTCGACATCGACTGCGACTACGGAGTCAAGGCCCGTCGGCGAGTTGCGCCCGCCT
The Chloroflexota bacterium genome window above contains:
- a CDS encoding CpaF family protein, whose protein sequence is MVPAGVADGIRARPRRGPLAGAESRPVRGRQAIGRTGRDPGTRSPADRPAQPGWAEPGGGAFSRIGCRRTARLGVDRPAARVAGPGNRPHRKFALRAGDRRGRRSLTATAPGSGNLEAQLDFLRDQLLHQVEPELLDPFRSEPGQRRQLRELIRELLAQWSPGAEFGAERIETLLAELIGLGPLDPLLSDPGISDILVNSPDEVWVERRGRLERVDTAFRGPEHLGALMEKIAALVGRTISLQTPCLDARMADGSRANLVIAPVGGPCLSIRRHRQELRPLYGAADSWAAGGGMSELMGRLFAMAMSARCNFLISGATGAGKSTFLASLLAHVPPNERLVVIEDTQELPIDPGAHAVRLQCVHDVRGASSGQRRVNLADLVVNALRMRPDRLVVGEIRTPREAYVTIEALNTGHPGSGSTIHADGAADALGRLEMLIRREYGGFSAADVRAPIARAFDFIVHVGRLENGRRIVREVIELAGMRGSEYDLRPAFAWTADAGFQPCGEYRTGPRVKAKFGSTSDVGA
- a CDS encoding prepilin peptidase, producing the protein MLSARIHGHGPGTSFPWDAAGPGLLMATGNMASAACGFAWLLTAVMLMLASWFDMRWRRIPNWLTVAAAFGGLAIALIQGALLCALFAVLLSMLVTSLPNLFKSGAIGPGDIKLVGAVGALLGIASTLFTIGAASGAALAYAISIGRLRRSRNRHSALPFAPFLLAGFLLATRDGLWPI
- a CDS encoding 3'-5' exonuclease, encoding MPQGCATGESHLLASAEFSPRNQNENRMVTRIGRAELRARSAYSKGRECGEANCHAQKPESTGAAPSRCSCHLFEGFRSKLGRRSASLEALIGNLVRRLLGDDQYDDSDADCPKGGRNSPTGLDSVVAVDVETTGLFPNGDRIVEIALVGLTGEGEIAWQWQSLLNPGRRIPPSATRIHGIRDRDVANSPRFSDVSDTVKALLAGKVLLAHNLRFDAGFLNAEFRRCGLEVPTSRGIDTLQMSRHFDSGERSHKLADACSRYGVGLSGGHRARQDAVAVAQLFVAMCERNEFQSGGFRPGSYRIG